A single window of Nicotiana sylvestris chromosome 3, ASM39365v2, whole genome shotgun sequence DNA harbors:
- the LOC138887478 gene encoding uncharacterized protein, translated as MIAGIKLAKSLGVKVIDAKCDSLLVVNQVNKSFEVREDRMQRYLDKLQVTLHRFKEWTLDHVPREKNSVVDTLANLGSSVNEDDIIPGTVVQLSRSVVEEGHAEINSTSLTWDLRNKYIDYLKNGKLPSDHKELRALRTKAARLALDGDGTLYRRMFDRPLAVCLGPGDIDYVLREIHVGTCGNHSVAESLVRKIIRAGYY; from the coding sequence atgattgcaggtatCAAGCTAGCTAAGAGTTTGGGAGTGAAGGTCATCGATGCCAAATGCGACTCCCTattggtggtgaaccaagtaaacaagAGTTTTGAGGTTCGAGAAGATAGAATGCAAAGATACTTAGATAAACTACAGGTAACATTGCATcgcttcaaggaatggaccctTGATCATGTGCCTCGAGAGAAAAATAGTGTAGTTGATACACTTGCTAATTTGGGATCCTCGGTTAATGAAGATGACATCATCCCGGGGACTGTCGTCCAGCTATCGAGGTCTGtggttgaagagggtcatgctgagataaattcaacaagtttgacttgggacttgaggaataagtacatcgactatttgaaaaatggaaagctcCCATCGGATCACAAAGAATTGAGGGCTCTACgaaccaaggctgctaggttAGCCCTAGATGGGGATGGAACATTATATAGAAGAATGTTCGATAGGCCATTGGCGGTATGTTTGGGGCCGGGGGACATCGATTATGTTCTTCGAGAAATCCACGTAGGCACTTGTGGGAATCACTCTGTTGCCGAGTCTTTGGTTCGCAAAATCATCAGAGCAGGGTACTACTAG